Proteins encoded in a region of the Tripterygium wilfordii isolate XIE 37 chromosome 21, ASM1340144v1, whole genome shotgun sequence genome:
- the LOC119989840 gene encoding probable RNA-binding protein ARP1 isoform X2, with translation MTMSSSNGNNYMGQFGDTTLTKVFVGGLAWETPKEALREHFEKYGHILEAVIISDKLTGRSKGYGFVTFNDAEAAKKACEDPAPNINGRRANCNLASLGARRPRSASTTPQQEGSNGGPRSASPAPANQVHWYYPAGTPASPFYHHQHQHHHALPFYGYCPAYIATDHMSYNHKVGYTGGSYVNGHFSQVYPGHPIVGANTLMPMYPLYHYHQSQTMGLPAHIFPQSTAGHIATVPTIMSKPPSIARNTVCLAVE, from the exons ATGACGATGAGCAGCAGCAACGGCAACAACTACATGGGACAATTCGGAGACACGACATTAACCAAAGTGTTTGTTGGAGGATTAGCATGGGAAACTCCGAAGGAGGCCTTGAGAGAGCATTTTGAAAAGTATGGTCATATCTTGGAGGCTGTTATTATCTCCGATAAGCTCACCGGTCGATCCAAGGGCTATGGATTC GTCACGTTCAACGACGCTGAAGCCGCAAAGAAGGCCTGCGAAGACCCTGCCCCGAACATCAACGGCCGCCGTGCCAACTGTAACCTGGCTTCCCTCGGCGCACGCCGCCCGAGGTCCGCATCCACCACTCCTCAACAAG AAGGATCCAACGGTGGACCAAGGTCTGCATCACCAGCTCCAGCCAATCAGGTGCACTGGTACTATCCAGCAGGGACACCGGCTTCACCATTTTATCACCATCAGCACCAGCACCATCATGCCCTTCCATTTTACGG GTACTGTCCGGCTTACATTGCAACTGATCATATGAGTTACAACCAT AAGGTTGGCTACACCGGTGGGTCATACGTGAACGGGCATTTCTCTCAAGTGTACCCGGGCCATCCTATTGTAGGTGCCAACACATTGATGCCAATGTACCCTCTTTATCACTACCATCAATCGCAAACAATGGGTTTACCTGCACACATCTTCCCTCAATCAACTGCGGGCCACATTGCAACTGTCCCCACAATCATGTCCAAGCCTCCATCGATTGCTCGCAACACAG TTTGCTTGGCTGTGGAATAG
- the LOC119988593 gene encoding uncharacterized protein LOC119988593 isoform X1, with translation MEDSKEESVLVGSVSESIVVAGGESETLDEGQDQIEGSSTEQVMEEGEVCDEGDVRDSGGDVSDLGTETEAGDSSILSDPSEGQNQGAEVTREDSVERDKKTTDEKGVVNDDKGLLRAESIDDEAQEDRVGTRVDGSAEVVSSTEIEGQNLQTVEVITTEGDANENVKSQDERIGTLVDGSVEAVSSTKIESQNLQTVEVVATEGDANENVNSQDERVETRVDGSTEAVSSSEIESQHLQAVEVVAREGDANENVNDWVEGWDLQDHGINDGEGAHTTEEVMNVKSEEKSSGILVEEGVDRMKIVDDEVDAVQDIKTPEAGNSVHGIHDSVTETKVTSSLTMEKDFSLQNQDTEEEAAASLKQEEAKGGNSFDGTVNDSYTEHVSVTKRVCGEPEREAVDSKGQGSLDEQKIATSEGEFAVVSNEELTCSKVEDSIPLSQHVQVTSGLEIAAVDDKALSNSNKECLDQSTAYEVAHVDSKLESWNDFDKQVIQAKQVGLHDKLETEFEQRESKAETVNGDSGINSHVLVDATTSCQSSSVVVGDKISVNSSPNVEISDYVDMDGMLSCSGKKQDLTAETVSGETVADVQAIDGGAETASQPMETEERVADTVPCVIQAGAVEGTKVLGSGARDQPLKSGETVDESASHDHLEVNSNVGKEMKVGEQAVDAEESNVCGGQGVEVEEQNPGQANKMEEKIIKQAVVNYGSSVKMPRATYQLPREEDDMFSVSDLVWGKVKSHPWWPGQILDPSDASEKAMKYQKKDCFLVGYFGDRTFAWNEESLLKPFQTHFSQVEKQSNSEAFQNAVSCALEEVSRRVELGLSCSCTPKDAYEEIKYQIVENAGIPEELSKRGGVDKSTTATSFESAKLVEYLKALAQSPSGGADRLELVIAKAQLLSFYRLKGFHQLPEFQDCGGLPENNVDTLYGENVPMDMVAEHMHNEQISAGQEILAIQKSSYHKRKHNLKDSDYLVKKERSLSELMDEEWDSPEDDFEPDGKLANKRRAVDSFADDSANQEGRKTISFAKVSSTTPSIPKPSFKIGDCIRRVAPSILKCDGEKFQKLEGSSDRLSGNGSDASLHNVEDAEKIGMILPVEYSSLDELLSQLYLAARDPSGEYEFLNVIASFFSDFRNSVVLEQFLALEKGDVKGRMSHPLGGSPGTFEFEDMSDTYWTDRIIQSGSEEQPSRKSRKREIDPIQGSRRSYSKRRYSDSNDVAARKPIGYVDENSPAELVMNFSEVNTVPSELNLNKMFKHFGPLKESETEVDKEASRARVVFKRCSDAEAAFSSAGKFGIFGPVAVNYQLNYTVSAPFRTPLVATTQGDEDTTLCLEY, from the exons ATGGAGGATTCAAAAGAGGAAAGTGTGTTGGTGGGTAGTGTTTCAGAATCTATAGTGGTAGCTGGTGGTGAGAGTGAAACCCTAGATGAGGGTCAAGACCAGATTGAGGGGTCTTCAACTGAGCAGGTGATGGAGGAAGGTGAGGTATGTGACGAAGGGGATGTCAGGGATTCTGGTGGTGATGTGTCTGATTTGGGGACTGAGACTGAGGCGGGAGATTCTTCCATTCTTAGTGATCCATCAGAAGGCCAAAATCAAGGGGCAGAGGTGACTCGGGAGGATAGTGTGGAGAGAGATAAGAAAACAACTGATGAAAAAGGTGTTGTAAATGATGACAAGGGGTTGCTGCGAGCAGAAAGTATAGATGATGAAGCTCAGGAGGACAGGGTTGGAACTCGTGTTGATGGTAGCGCTGAAGTTGTGAGCTCAACAGAGATAGAAGGCCAGAATCTTCAGACAGTTGAGGTTATTACAACGGAAGGTGATGCGAATGAGAATGTGAAGTCTCAGGATGAGAGGATTGGAACTCTTGTTGATGGTAGCGTTGAAGCTGTGAGTTCAACAAAGATAGAAAGTCAGAATCTTCAAACAGTTGAGGTGGTTGCAACGGAAGGTGATGCGAATGAGAATGTGAATTCTCAGGATGAGAGGGTTGAAACTCGTGTTGATGGTAGCACTGAAGCTGTGAGTTCATCGGAGATAGAAAGCCAGCATCTTCAGGCAGTTGAGGTGGTTGCAAGGGAAGGTGACGCGAATGAGAATGTGAACGATTGGGTCGAGGGATGGGATTTACAGGATCATGGAATTAATGATGGTGAAGGAGCACACACTACCGAGGAAGTTATGAATGTTAAAAGTGAGGAAAAGTCAAGTGGCATATTGGTTGAGGAAGGTGTAGACAggatgaaaattgttgatgatgaagTTGACGCGGTGCAAGATATTAAAACGCCAGAGGCTGGTAATTCGGTTCATGGAATACATGATTCTGTAACTGAAACTAAAGTTACGTCCTCTCTGACAATGGAGAAAGATTTTAGTTTACAGAACCAAGATACAGAAGAGGAAGCTGCAGCATCCTTGAAACAGGAGGAAGCTAAAGGTGGTAATTCTTTTGATGGGACTGTGAATGATTCATATACGGAACATGTTTCAGTTACTAAGAGAGTCTGTGGGGAACCTGAAAGAGAAGCTGTTGATAGCAAAGGGCAAGGATCGTTGGATGAACAGAAAATAGCTACTTCAGAAGGAGAATTTGCAGTAGTTAGTAATGAGGAATTAACTTGCTCCAAAGTTGAAG ATTCCATACCTTTGTCTCAGCATGTGCAAGTAACTAGTGGACTTGAAATTGCTGCAGTGGATGACAAGGCACTTTCAAACTCTAACAAAGAGTGCTTAGATCAGAGCACGGCCTACGAAGTTGCTCATGTGGATTCTAAATTAGAGTCCTGGAATGATTTTGACAAACAAGTTATTCAAGCCAAACAGGTTGGTCTCCATGACAAGTTGGAAACAGAATTTGAACAGAGGGAGTCAAAGGCTGAGACAGTTAATGGAGACAGCGGAATAAATTCTCATGTGCTTGTAGATGCAACAACCTCATGTCAATCTAGTTCCGTGGTTGTTGGAGATAAAATTTCGGTAAATTCCAGTCCAAATGTTGAGATTTCTGATTATGTTGACATGGATGGGATGCTATCTTGCTCGGGAAAAAAGCAGGATTTAACTGCTGAAACGGTGTCTGGAGAGACTGTAGCAGATGTTCAAGCCATTGATGGAGGTGCAGAAACTGCATCACAGCCTATGGAAACTGAAGAGCGTGTTGCTGATACTGTACCATGTGTTATACAAGCAGGGGCAGTGGAAGGAACCAAGGTTCTGGGTTCTGGTGCCAGGGATCAACCATTAAAGTCTGGTGAAACTGTTGACGAGAGTGCATCCCATGATCATTTGGAGGTTAATTCAAATGTTGGGAAAGAAATGAAAGTTGGTGAACAAGCCGTTGATGCTGAAGAGTCTAATGTATGTGGAGGACAGGGAGTAGAAGTTGAAGAGCAGAATCCTGGACAGGCAAATAAGATGGAGGAGAAAATCATTAAACAGGCTGTTGTAAACTATGGAAGCTCAGTGAAAATGCCTCGAGCTACTTATCAGCTGCCTCGTGAAGAAGATGATATGTTTTCCGTCTCAGATTTGGTGTGGGGCAAGGTGAAGAGTCATCCATGGTGGCCTGGACAGATACTTGATCCTTCCGATGCATCTGAGAAGGCAATGAAATATCAGAAAAAAGATTGTTTTTTGGTTGGATATTTTGGCGACCGTACATTTGCTTGGAATGAAGAATCTCTGCTAAAACCCTTCCAAACACACTTCTCCCAGGTTGAGAAAcagagcaattctgaagcattcCAGAATGCTGTTAGTTGTGCATTGGAAGAAGTTTCAAGGCGAGTGGAGTTGGGACTTTCTTGCTCATGCACGCCAAAGGATGCTTATGAAGAGATTAAATATCAGATTGTAGAGAACGCTGGGATCCCAGAAGAATTAAGTAAGAGAGGTGGTGTGGACAAATCTACTACTGCAACTTCTTTTGAATCTGCTAAGTTAGTTGAGTATCTGAAAGCATTAGCTCAGTCTCCATCAGGGGGAGCTGATCGATTGGAGCTTGTGATAGCTAAGGCACAATTGCTTTCGTTTTATCGCTTAAAGGGGTTCCATCAGCTGCCAGAATTTCAGGATTGTGGAGGATTACCGGAGAACAATGTAGATACATTATATGGGGAAAATGTGCCGATGGACATGGTAGCTGAACATATGCACAATGAGCAAATTTCCGCTGGTCAGGAGATCTTGGCTATACAAAAAAGTTCTTATCACAAGCGTAAACACAATTTGAAGGATAGTGATTATCTtgttaaaaaagagagaagcttGTCTGAATTGATGGATGAAGAATGGGATTCTCCTGAGGATGATTTTGAGCCTGATGGAAAATTGGCCAATAAACGGAGGGCTGTTGATTCCTTTGCTGATGACTCGGCAAATCAAGAAGGGAGAAAAACTATTTCCTTTGCAAAAGTATCCTCAACTACCCCATCTATTCCTAAGCCTTCCTTTAAGATTGGTGATTGCATTCGTAGAGTAGCCCCTTCAATTTTAAAATGTGACGGTGAGAAGTTTCAGAAGCTAGAAGGCAGCAGTGACAGACTTTCTGGGAATGGATCGGATGCTTCTCTCCATAATGTTGAGGATGCGGAAaaaattgggatgattcttccgGTGGAATATTCATCACTGGATGAATTGCTATCTCAACTTTACTTGGCGGCTAGAGATCCCTCTGGAGAATATGAATTTCTTAATGTCATTGCTAGTTTCTTCTCCGATTTTAGGAACTCGGTAGTTTTAGAACAGTTTTTGGCTTTGGAGAAAGGTGACGTTAAAGGAAGAATGTCCCATCCTTTGGGTGGTTCTCCTGGAACATTTGAATTTGAGGACATGAGCGACACTTATTGGACAGACCGGATTATCCAAAGTGGCTCTGAGGAACAACCATCGCGTAAAAGTAGAAAACGTGAAATAGATCCCATCCAAGGTAGTCGTAGATCATACTCTAAGAGGCGATATTCTGACTCTAATGATGTGGCAGCACGGAAGCCGATCGGTTATGTGGATGAGAACTCACCTGCAGAGCTGGTGATGAATTTCTCTGAGGTGAATACTGTTCCTtcagaattgaatttaaataagATGTTCAAGCATTTTGGACCTCTAAAGGAATCTGAGACAGAAGTTGATAAGGAGGCCAGCCGTGCTAGAGTGGTTTTCAAGAGGTGTTCTGATGCTGAAGCGGCTTTCAGCAGTGCTGGAAAGTTTGGCATTTTTGGTCCCGTTGCTGTAAACTACCAGCTTAATTACACTGTATCCGCACCTTTTAGAACTCCGCTGGTGGCCACAACACAGGGAGATGAAGATACAACTCTATGCCTAGAGTATTGA
- the LOC119989840 gene encoding probable RNA-binding protein ARP1 isoform X1: MTMSSSNGNNYMGQFGDTTLTKVFVGGLAWETPKEALREHFEKYGHILEAVIISDKLTGRSKGYGFVTFNDAEAAKKACEDPAPNINGRRANCNLASLGARRPRSASTTPQQEGSNGGPRSASPAPANQVHWYYPAGTPASPFYHHQHQHHHALPFYGYCPAYIATDHMSYNHKVGYTGGSYVNGHFSQVYPGHPIVGANTLMPMYPLYHYHQSQTMGLPAHIFPQSTAGHIATVPTIMSKPPSIARNTGTVVGSGEAVKRVAG, encoded by the exons ATGACGATGAGCAGCAGCAACGGCAACAACTACATGGGACAATTCGGAGACACGACATTAACCAAAGTGTTTGTTGGAGGATTAGCATGGGAAACTCCGAAGGAGGCCTTGAGAGAGCATTTTGAAAAGTATGGTCATATCTTGGAGGCTGTTATTATCTCCGATAAGCTCACCGGTCGATCCAAGGGCTATGGATTC GTCACGTTCAACGACGCTGAAGCCGCAAAGAAGGCCTGCGAAGACCCTGCCCCGAACATCAACGGCCGCCGTGCCAACTGTAACCTGGCTTCCCTCGGCGCACGCCGCCCGAGGTCCGCATCCACCACTCCTCAACAAG AAGGATCCAACGGTGGACCAAGGTCTGCATCACCAGCTCCAGCCAATCAGGTGCACTGGTACTATCCAGCAGGGACACCGGCTTCACCATTTTATCACCATCAGCACCAGCACCATCATGCCCTTCCATTTTACGG GTACTGTCCGGCTTACATTGCAACTGATCATATGAGTTACAACCAT AAGGTTGGCTACACCGGTGGGTCATACGTGAACGGGCATTTCTCTCAAGTGTACCCGGGCCATCCTATTGTAGGTGCCAACACATTGATGCCAATGTACCCTCTTTATCACTACCATCAATCGCAAACAATGGGTTTACCTGCACACATCTTCCCTCAATCAACTGCGGGCCACATTGCAACTGTCCCCACAATCATGTCCAAGCCTCCATCGATTGCTCGCAACACAG GTACGGTCGTTGGAAGTGGTGAGGCTGTTAAAAGGGTTGCTGGGTGA
- the LOC119988593 gene encoding uncharacterized protein LOC119988593 isoform X2, whose amino-acid sequence MEDSKEESVLVGSVSESIVVAGGESETLDEGQDQIEGSSTEQVMEEGEVCDEGDVRDSGGDVSDLGTETEAGDSSILSDPSEGQNQGAEVTREDSVERDKKTTDEKGVVNDDKGLLRAESIDDEAQEDRVGTRVDGSAEVVSSTEIEGQNLQTVEVITTEGDANENVKSQDERIGTLVDGSVEAVSSTKIESQNLQTVEVVATEGDANENVNSQDERVETRVDGSTEAVSSSEIESQHLQAVEVVAREGDANENVNDWVEGWDLQDHGINDGEGAHTTEEVMNVKSEEKSSGILVEEGVDRMKIVDDEVDAVQDIKTPEAGNSVHGIHDSVTETKVTSSLTMEKDFSLQNQDTEEEAAASLKQEEAKGGNSFDGTVNDSYTEHVSVTKRVCGEPEREAVDSKGQGSLDEQKIATSEGEFAVVSNEELTCSKVEVDDKALSNSNKECLDQSTAYEVAHVDSKLESWNDFDKQVIQAKQVGLHDKLETEFEQRESKAETVNGDSGINSHVLVDATTSCQSSSVVVGDKISVNSSPNVEISDYVDMDGMLSCSGKKQDLTAETVSGETVADVQAIDGGAETASQPMETEERVADTVPCVIQAGAVEGTKVLGSGARDQPLKSGETVDESASHDHLEVNSNVGKEMKVGEQAVDAEESNVCGGQGVEVEEQNPGQANKMEEKIIKQAVVNYGSSVKMPRATYQLPREEDDMFSVSDLVWGKVKSHPWWPGQILDPSDASEKAMKYQKKDCFLVGYFGDRTFAWNEESLLKPFQTHFSQVEKQSNSEAFQNAVSCALEEVSRRVELGLSCSCTPKDAYEEIKYQIVENAGIPEELSKRGGVDKSTTATSFESAKLVEYLKALAQSPSGGADRLELVIAKAQLLSFYRLKGFHQLPEFQDCGGLPENNVDTLYGENVPMDMVAEHMHNEQISAGQEILAIQKSSYHKRKHNLKDSDYLVKKERSLSELMDEEWDSPEDDFEPDGKLANKRRAVDSFADDSANQEGRKTISFAKVSSTTPSIPKPSFKIGDCIRRVAPSILKCDGEKFQKLEGSSDRLSGNGSDASLHNVEDAEKIGMILPVEYSSLDELLSQLYLAARDPSGEYEFLNVIASFFSDFRNSVVLEQFLALEKGDVKGRMSHPLGGSPGTFEFEDMSDTYWTDRIIQSGSEEQPSRKSRKREIDPIQGSRRSYSKRRYSDSNDVAARKPIGYVDENSPAELVMNFSEVNTVPSELNLNKMFKHFGPLKESETEVDKEASRARVVFKRCSDAEAAFSSAGKFGIFGPVAVNYQLNYTVSAPFRTPLVATTQGDEDTTLCLEY is encoded by the exons ATGGAGGATTCAAAAGAGGAAAGTGTGTTGGTGGGTAGTGTTTCAGAATCTATAGTGGTAGCTGGTGGTGAGAGTGAAACCCTAGATGAGGGTCAAGACCAGATTGAGGGGTCTTCAACTGAGCAGGTGATGGAGGAAGGTGAGGTATGTGACGAAGGGGATGTCAGGGATTCTGGTGGTGATGTGTCTGATTTGGGGACTGAGACTGAGGCGGGAGATTCTTCCATTCTTAGTGATCCATCAGAAGGCCAAAATCAAGGGGCAGAGGTGACTCGGGAGGATAGTGTGGAGAGAGATAAGAAAACAACTGATGAAAAAGGTGTTGTAAATGATGACAAGGGGTTGCTGCGAGCAGAAAGTATAGATGATGAAGCTCAGGAGGACAGGGTTGGAACTCGTGTTGATGGTAGCGCTGAAGTTGTGAGCTCAACAGAGATAGAAGGCCAGAATCTTCAGACAGTTGAGGTTATTACAACGGAAGGTGATGCGAATGAGAATGTGAAGTCTCAGGATGAGAGGATTGGAACTCTTGTTGATGGTAGCGTTGAAGCTGTGAGTTCAACAAAGATAGAAAGTCAGAATCTTCAAACAGTTGAGGTGGTTGCAACGGAAGGTGATGCGAATGAGAATGTGAATTCTCAGGATGAGAGGGTTGAAACTCGTGTTGATGGTAGCACTGAAGCTGTGAGTTCATCGGAGATAGAAAGCCAGCATCTTCAGGCAGTTGAGGTGGTTGCAAGGGAAGGTGACGCGAATGAGAATGTGAACGATTGGGTCGAGGGATGGGATTTACAGGATCATGGAATTAATGATGGTGAAGGAGCACACACTACCGAGGAAGTTATGAATGTTAAAAGTGAGGAAAAGTCAAGTGGCATATTGGTTGAGGAAGGTGTAGACAggatgaaaattgttgatgatgaagTTGACGCGGTGCAAGATATTAAAACGCCAGAGGCTGGTAATTCGGTTCATGGAATACATGATTCTGTAACTGAAACTAAAGTTACGTCCTCTCTGACAATGGAGAAAGATTTTAGTTTACAGAACCAAGATACAGAAGAGGAAGCTGCAGCATCCTTGAAACAGGAGGAAGCTAAAGGTGGTAATTCTTTTGATGGGACTGTGAATGATTCATATACGGAACATGTTTCAGTTACTAAGAGAGTCTGTGGGGAACCTGAAAGAGAAGCTGTTGATAGCAAAGGGCAAGGATCGTTGGATGAACAGAAAATAGCTACTTCAGAAGGAGAATTTGCAGTAGTTAGTAATGAGGAATTAACTTGCTCCAAAGTTGAAG TGGATGACAAGGCACTTTCAAACTCTAACAAAGAGTGCTTAGATCAGAGCACGGCCTACGAAGTTGCTCATGTGGATTCTAAATTAGAGTCCTGGAATGATTTTGACAAACAAGTTATTCAAGCCAAACAGGTTGGTCTCCATGACAAGTTGGAAACAGAATTTGAACAGAGGGAGTCAAAGGCTGAGACAGTTAATGGAGACAGCGGAATAAATTCTCATGTGCTTGTAGATGCAACAACCTCATGTCAATCTAGTTCCGTGGTTGTTGGAGATAAAATTTCGGTAAATTCCAGTCCAAATGTTGAGATTTCTGATTATGTTGACATGGATGGGATGCTATCTTGCTCGGGAAAAAAGCAGGATTTAACTGCTGAAACGGTGTCTGGAGAGACTGTAGCAGATGTTCAAGCCATTGATGGAGGTGCAGAAACTGCATCACAGCCTATGGAAACTGAAGAGCGTGTTGCTGATACTGTACCATGTGTTATACAAGCAGGGGCAGTGGAAGGAACCAAGGTTCTGGGTTCTGGTGCCAGGGATCAACCATTAAAGTCTGGTGAAACTGTTGACGAGAGTGCATCCCATGATCATTTGGAGGTTAATTCAAATGTTGGGAAAGAAATGAAAGTTGGTGAACAAGCCGTTGATGCTGAAGAGTCTAATGTATGTGGAGGACAGGGAGTAGAAGTTGAAGAGCAGAATCCTGGACAGGCAAATAAGATGGAGGAGAAAATCATTAAACAGGCTGTTGTAAACTATGGAAGCTCAGTGAAAATGCCTCGAGCTACTTATCAGCTGCCTCGTGAAGAAGATGATATGTTTTCCGTCTCAGATTTGGTGTGGGGCAAGGTGAAGAGTCATCCATGGTGGCCTGGACAGATACTTGATCCTTCCGATGCATCTGAGAAGGCAATGAAATATCAGAAAAAAGATTGTTTTTTGGTTGGATATTTTGGCGACCGTACATTTGCTTGGAATGAAGAATCTCTGCTAAAACCCTTCCAAACACACTTCTCCCAGGTTGAGAAAcagagcaattctgaagcattcCAGAATGCTGTTAGTTGTGCATTGGAAGAAGTTTCAAGGCGAGTGGAGTTGGGACTTTCTTGCTCATGCACGCCAAAGGATGCTTATGAAGAGATTAAATATCAGATTGTAGAGAACGCTGGGATCCCAGAAGAATTAAGTAAGAGAGGTGGTGTGGACAAATCTACTACTGCAACTTCTTTTGAATCTGCTAAGTTAGTTGAGTATCTGAAAGCATTAGCTCAGTCTCCATCAGGGGGAGCTGATCGATTGGAGCTTGTGATAGCTAAGGCACAATTGCTTTCGTTTTATCGCTTAAAGGGGTTCCATCAGCTGCCAGAATTTCAGGATTGTGGAGGATTACCGGAGAACAATGTAGATACATTATATGGGGAAAATGTGCCGATGGACATGGTAGCTGAACATATGCACAATGAGCAAATTTCCGCTGGTCAGGAGATCTTGGCTATACAAAAAAGTTCTTATCACAAGCGTAAACACAATTTGAAGGATAGTGATTATCTtgttaaaaaagagagaagcttGTCTGAATTGATGGATGAAGAATGGGATTCTCCTGAGGATGATTTTGAGCCTGATGGAAAATTGGCCAATAAACGGAGGGCTGTTGATTCCTTTGCTGATGACTCGGCAAATCAAGAAGGGAGAAAAACTATTTCCTTTGCAAAAGTATCCTCAACTACCCCATCTATTCCTAAGCCTTCCTTTAAGATTGGTGATTGCATTCGTAGAGTAGCCCCTTCAATTTTAAAATGTGACGGTGAGAAGTTTCAGAAGCTAGAAGGCAGCAGTGACAGACTTTCTGGGAATGGATCGGATGCTTCTCTCCATAATGTTGAGGATGCGGAAaaaattgggatgattcttccgGTGGAATATTCATCACTGGATGAATTGCTATCTCAACTTTACTTGGCGGCTAGAGATCCCTCTGGAGAATATGAATTTCTTAATGTCATTGCTAGTTTCTTCTCCGATTTTAGGAACTCGGTAGTTTTAGAACAGTTTTTGGCTTTGGAGAAAGGTGACGTTAAAGGAAGAATGTCCCATCCTTTGGGTGGTTCTCCTGGAACATTTGAATTTGAGGACATGAGCGACACTTATTGGACAGACCGGATTATCCAAAGTGGCTCTGAGGAACAACCATCGCGTAAAAGTAGAAAACGTGAAATAGATCCCATCCAAGGTAGTCGTAGATCATACTCTAAGAGGCGATATTCTGACTCTAATGATGTGGCAGCACGGAAGCCGATCGGTTATGTGGATGAGAACTCACCTGCAGAGCTGGTGATGAATTTCTCTGAGGTGAATACTGTTCCTtcagaattgaatttaaataagATGTTCAAGCATTTTGGACCTCTAAAGGAATCTGAGACAGAAGTTGATAAGGAGGCCAGCCGTGCTAGAGTGGTTTTCAAGAGGTGTTCTGATGCTGAAGCGGCTTTCAGCAGTGCTGGAAAGTTTGGCATTTTTGGTCCCGTTGCTGTAAACTACCAGCTTAATTACACTGTATCCGCACCTTTTAGAACTCCGCTGGTGGCCACAACACAGGGAGATGAAGATACAACTCTATGCCTAGAGTATTGA